A genomic stretch from Anopheles nili chromosome X, idAnoNiliSN_F5_01, whole genome shotgun sequence includes:
- the LOC128728595 gene encoding uncharacterized protein LOC128728595, whose product MAVLPRFRRWLVDLFTEQDLFRPYELLVAGVGFYLPASFRTTRIRLLFALTRLIMVCQYAIWADRFYLSLLDIHDDPGKALQYTNSFLTLSMMLGRMLVVHWYRLDVERIMAFLRRQRRAMPISEREVSYRRIVGLAGGFQLIGILDRVLVCFSTPYRQLLYEVPANMAALGRPASVIVQAISFDFATRWAAAYNVSLTGMNSLMSGLHDELADIARDYGKLLDVEDLPGATWTRFVTRTTRVVRRHEAFLEQLNMLKPFLCTAFLVMFYSAALFLAIGTHQITSATNGFSMYHIVLGGYLCTLLIECYRCCQLVDQLNDLNKQIGQQLYGLEWPLELRYSPQDDRLYRQTRSSLLIMMSSSQRSLGITCGGMFEMSSEAFASLIKMIYTLVRFLSDTQNLT is encoded by the exons ATGGCGGTGTTGCCAAGATTCAGGCGCTGGCTGGTGGACCTCTTCACCGAACAGGACTTGTTCCGGCCGTACGAGCTGCTAGTTGCCGGCGTTGGCTTCTACCTGCCAGCTAGCTTCCGAACGACCCGGATTCGACTGCTGTTCGCATTAACACGACTCATCATGGTGTGTCAGTACGCAATCTGGGCGGATCGGTTCTACCTCTCGCTGCTAGACATCCACGACGACCCTGGTAAGGCGTTGCAGTACACCAACTCCTTCCTGACGCTCTCGATGATGCTCGGGCGGATGTTGGTTGTGCACTGGTACCGACTTGATGTCGAGCGGATAATGGCATTCCTCCGACGGCAACGGCGTGCTATGCCAATTTCTGAGAGAGAGGTGTCGTACCGACGCATCGTTGGGCTTGCAGGTGGTTTCCAGCTCATCGGGATACTCGACCGCGTGTTAGTTTGCTTCTCTACACCATACCGGCAGCTATTGTACGAGGTACCAGCAAACATGGCCGCTCTTGGACGTCCAGCTAGTGTCATCGTGCAAGCGATCTCGTTTGACTTCGCCACCCGCTGGGCTGCTGCCTACAACGTGTCTCTTACGGGTATGAATTCGCTCATGAGCGGACTTCACGATGAGCTGGCGGATATCGCGCGTGATTACGGGAAGCTGTTGGATGTTGAGGACCTACCTGGTGCGACCTGGACGCGGTTTGTCACTCGCACGACGCGTGTCGTCCGTCGGCATGAAGCGTTTCTGGAGCAACTGAACATGTTAAAGCCATTCTTATGTACCGCCTTCTTGGTGATGTTCTACTCGGCCGCTTTATTTCTAGCCATCGGAACTCACCAGATCACGTCAGCTACCAACGGCTTCAGTATGTACCACATCGTGCTGGGGGGCTACCTGTGTACACTGCTCATCGAGTGCTACCGTTGCTGTCAACTGGTCGATCAGCTGAATGACTTG AACAAGCAGATCGGTCAACAGCTGTATGGGCTAGAGTGGCCTCTGGAGTTGCGTTATTCACCGCAAGATGATCGCCTATATCGACAGACCCGCTCGTCGCTGTTGATCATGATGAGCAGCTCACAGAGAAGCCTCGGTATCACCTGCGGCGGCATGTTCGAGATGTCAAGTGAAGCTTTCGCCAGTCTCATCAAGATGATCTACACCTTGGTGCGCTTCCTGAGTGACACCCAGAATCTCACCTGA